A section of the Telopea speciosissima isolate NSW1024214 ecotype Mountain lineage chromosome 3, Tspe_v1, whole genome shotgun sequence genome encodes:
- the LOC122656772 gene encoding 60S ribosomal protein L44 isoform X5, producing MVNVPKTKKTYCKSKECKKHTLHKVTQYKKGKDSLAAQGKRRYDRKQSGYGGQTKPVFHKKAKTTKKIVLRLQCQGCKHVSQHAIKRCKHFEIGGDKKGKGTSLF from the exons AGACCTATTGCAAGAGCAAGGAGTGCAAGAAGCACACCTTGCACAAGGTCACCCAGTACAAGAAAGGTAAGGATAGCCTTGCTGCCCAAGGGAAGCGTCGTTATGATCGTAAGCAGTCTGGCTATGGTGGACAGACCAAGCCTGTCTTCCACAAGAAG GCTAAAACTACCAAGAAGATTGTACTCAGACTCCAATGCCAAGGTTGCAAACATGTGTCCCAGCATGCCATCAAG CGGTGCAAGCATTTTGAGATTGGTGGGGACAAGAAGGGAAAGGGAACTTCTCTATTCTAG
- the LOC122654855 gene encoding F-box/FBD/LRR-repeat protein At1g13570-like → MKSETQVDLSSTPTLHVFSLLERPCSRVLQLGSTALAWEFALEEKKRLQEIELIREDHISNLPDEVLSYIISLLTLREAVRTSTLSRRWKYLWRTSVSNLDFAADNMLGSRNPPTTHQACQERTSKFIGVVDQTLELLQDFKVQRFRICSHWDSKYVSCLYRWIKFAIISGVKELHLDFYNKSSSKLDSRLYKFPSDLLACGKISSLNHLYLSCCTFDILRPYPGFEGFDSVTTLSLEYVFITDKDVEDLLCHCSHLEWLKLAKCNRIVYLRISSPSLRLKYLGVNDLSQLVEIKLCASSLVTFEFTGYMVNFCFENAPLLVNVMLHIGGNFYTMDGATYAVTKLPTYLPQLETLVIYNTWLYFEVNNLMTLFL, encoded by the exons ATGAAAAGTGAAACTCAAGTTGACCTGTCCAGTACACCCACACTCCACgtcttttctcttttg GAGAGACCCTGTTCTCGTGTTCTCCAATTAGGTTCAACAGCATTGGCTTGGGAATTTGCTCTGGAAGAGAAGAAGCGgcttcag gAGATCGAGCTAATTAGGGAGGATCACATAAGCAATCTACCGGACGAGGTCTTGAGCTACATTATATCATTGTTGACTTTGAGAGAAGCAGTGCGAACTAGCACTTTATCAAGAAGGTGGAAGTATCTTTGGAGAACATCAGTTTCCAATCTTGATTTTGCTGCTGACAACATGCTTGGGAGCCGGAACCCCCCAACAACACATCAAGCTTGTCAAGAAAGAACATCCAAATTCATAGGAGTGGTTGATCAAACCTTGGAGCTTCTTCAGGATTTTAAGGTTCAAAGGTTTAGGATTTGTTCTCACTGGGATAGCAAGTATGTCAGTTGTCTTTACAGATGGATCAAATTTGCAATAATATCAGGGGTCAAAGAACTCCATCTTGACTTCTACAACAAAAGTAGTTCCAAACTAGATTCTAGGCTTTACAAATTTCCCTCTGATCTTCTTGCTTGTGGAAAAATATCATCCTTGAATCACTTATATTTGAGTTGTTGCACCTTCGACATCTTGAGACCTTACCCTGGTTTTGAAGGTTTTGATTCAGTTACCACCCTCTCACTAGAATATGTATTTATAACTGACAAAGATGTGGAGGATCTATTGTGTCATTGTTCTCACCTTGAATGGCTGAAGTTGGCAAAATGCAACCGTATAGTGTATCTAAGGATCTCCAGTCCATCCCTGAGACTCAAGTATCTTGGCGTAAATGACCTTTCTCAGTTGGTTGAAATCAAGTTATGTGCTTCAAGTCTTGTCACATTTGAGTTCACAGGGTACATGGtaaatttttgttttgagaATGCTCCACTACTAGTAAATGTAATGCTTCATATTGGGGGCAACTTCTATACCATGGATGGAGCTACCTATGCCGTAACAAAACTTCCAACCTATCTCCCTCAACTTGAGACTCTAGTCATTTACAATACCTGGCTTTATTTTGAGGTAAATAATTTAATGACacttttctta
- the LOC122654823 gene encoding probable complex I intermediate-associated protein 30 isoform X2, with product MSRFKELWRASITATKKALTWNAEDLIPPSEKYIFRFNSMEELKRWHLYSDSEYGGIFSGNLALDLAEDSKWRLNRSGFCGMRSKKFNGFIDLDAYDTLALKIKGDGRSYISTIYTENWVNSPGQQEDNSWQAFVFVPKDNWYIAKIPLDQYLPTWRGNVIDADLEMNPSRIVGMSLSVNAEGGVPGAKSGPGDFKVEIDWIKALRTE from the exons ATGTCGAGGTTTAAAGAACTCTGGCGAGCTTCTATCACTGCCACCAAGAAAG CTCTCACATGGAATGCTGAAGATCTGATACCTCCTAGTGAAAAGTATATCTTCCGTTTCAATTCAATGGAGGAGCTGAAAAGGTGGCATCTATATTCAGATTCTGAATATGGAG GGATTTTCTCTGGGAACCTTGCTTTGGATCTAGCTGAGGATTCCAAGTGGAGATTGAATCGTAGTGGTTTTTGTGGAATGAGATCCAAGAAG TTTAATGGCTTCATTGACTTGGATGCATATGATACACTAGCTTTGAAGATTAAAGGGGATGGAAGATCCTACATATCCACC ATATACACGGAAAATTGGGTAAACTCACCCGGGCAACAAGAAGACAATTCATGGCAAGCTTTTGTTTTCGTACCAAAAGACAACTGGTACATTGCAAAG ATTCCACTTGATCAGTACTTGCCGACATGGAGAGGAAATGTTATAGATGCAGATTTGGAAATGAATCCTTCACGTATCGTTGGCATGTCTCTGTCTGTCAATGCTGAAGGTGGTGTCCCTGGGGCAAAATCTGGACCAGGTGATTTCAAAGTAGAAATTGACTGGATAAAAGCCTTAAGAACAGAGTGA
- the LOC122654823 gene encoding probable complex I intermediate-associated protein 30 isoform X1, protein MSRFKELWRASITATKKALTWNAEDLIPPSEKYIFRFNSMEELKRWHLYSDSEYGGLSSASLEIKDAGNGLSGIFSGNLALDLAEDSKWRLNRSGFCGMRSKKFNGFIDLDAYDTLALKIKGDGRSYISTIYTENWVNSPGQQEDNSWQAFVFVPKDNWYIAKIPLDQYLPTWRGNVIDADLEMNPSRIVGMSLSVNAEGGVPGAKSGPGDFKVEIDWIKALRTE, encoded by the exons ATGTCGAGGTTTAAAGAACTCTGGCGAGCTTCTATCACTGCCACCAAGAAAG CTCTCACATGGAATGCTGAAGATCTGATACCTCCTAGTGAAAAGTATATCTTCCGTTTCAATTCAATGGAGGAGCTGAAAAGGTGGCATCTATATTCAGATTCTGAATATGGAG GTTTGTCCTCGGCATCATTGGAGATCAAGGATGCTGGAAATGGACTAAGTG GGATTTTCTCTGGGAACCTTGCTTTGGATCTAGCTGAGGATTCCAAGTGGAGATTGAATCGTAGTGGTTTTTGTGGAATGAGATCCAAGAAG TTTAATGGCTTCATTGACTTGGATGCATATGATACACTAGCTTTGAAGATTAAAGGGGATGGAAGATCCTACATATCCACC ATATACACGGAAAATTGGGTAAACTCACCCGGGCAACAAGAAGACAATTCATGGCAAGCTTTTGTTTTCGTACCAAAAGACAACTGGTACATTGCAAAG ATTCCACTTGATCAGTACTTGCCGACATGGAGAGGAAATGTTATAGATGCAGATTTGGAAATGAATCCTTCACGTATCGTTGGCATGTCTCTGTCTGTCAATGCTGAAGGTGGTGTCCCTGGGGCAAAATCTGGACCAGGTGATTTCAAAGTAGAAATTGACTGGATAAAAGCCTTAAGAACAGAGTGA